The nucleotide sequence ATTGCGTGTATATATCTTCCGTTACAGGCACAGCAGAACCCTGTATTAGTATGAGTAATACATATCCGATTATTTGCATGGTTATCTTGTTTTATATGAGCTGGCTACTTTGAATTTAGAATTTAAGTTATTAGCTCTTTTTTCTGCATCTGAATATGAAATAAATCCTTTCTCAATCATATTTCCATTTAATAAAATAACTGGTTTGCCGTTAATTAGTTCGGGCTTGTATTTATCCATCACTCCACCTCATTCAACATGTCAAACCCTGACTTTGTTAATGTCCAGCCAATGATTGTTTGTCTAATTAACCCTTTTTTCTCAAAAGATTTAAGCGTTCTGCCATCAACTCCAGTCCCAAACTTGTCTCTCACAATGTCTAATGTTTTAATTTGCTTATCTGTTAATTTCATATTCATTCCTCTTCATTGCATCCCTGAGAGTTAAATTAAAAGATAATTAAAGCTGTCGCTAAAAATGCACCTTTAACATCTTTATTTGATGGATAGTAATATGCTGAATAACCATCACGAGGAACTGCCTTGTAATAACAAACATCAACGCGATCGCAATTAACCCATTCCGATTTATCGCTTTCACAAATAATGTTTTCTTTAATTGCAGTGTCGATAACTTGCTCTTTGGTTTGGCTGCCTTGCATCATCAAAATAGTTTCGTCATTAGAATTTAGTAAATCCACTGTTTGCTTTTTCATATCTATCTCCTGTTTGCATCCTTGCACTGAATCCGTGGGTTAAATAAAGGGTAGGGTGTGTTTCATCCTTGAAATTAAAAATCCATTAAATAACACCCATTAATTCATCTTTGCGAATTTGATAAACATCAGTCGCCTTTGAGAGCAGATCAGACTCATTAGCCAGCCATTTACCTGCGTATCTGTAAAGCTTATTGAGTTCATCAGTTGTTTTTGCACTGCTTGCCGCGTTAGTGAAATCAGATAACAACTCATCGGGCGTGCGTTTATCGGCTGGCTTTTCTGTTTCATCATTATTTTGTGGTTTGTTGTTAATCAAATTATTAAGTGACTGCTTTGTTGTTTTTGGCGTTATATCCCTTGCCGTTCTAGGCTCTGAATCAAATTCGTCAGGTGTGTAAACTCCGAGGATAACTTCGGGGCAATAAAGGCGAGCCCAATACTTAACTGCTAGATAGGCAATCTGCTGCTTTGGTGCTGTTTTCCATAACGGTGAATTTCTGGTGGTGATATCAATCATATAAAGCGGCTCACCCCATGTGATTTCATCCTCACCATGAAGAATGGCCCCAACCTGAACAAATAACCCGGCTTCGTCAGACTTGTCTTTTGTTCCCGTTATTCGCTCCCAATCACCGCCATATCGGTAATGAAATCGACCATTAACAGCTTTTGAACTTGTAACAACAGCGTTGACTAGCTGAGCCTCGTAGCCGAGCACGCCATTAACTAAGTGGGTTTTTTGAGCTACCGCATATGGATTCATTCGCCATTGAGCCGCCTGTAACGCCACAGCTAAACAATCCGCTGGCTTGCCTGCTAAATGTCTCGGAACAGTAGCAACACCTTGAGACATAATCTCTGCAAATGCCTGAAGCTTTTGTAATCCTGATGGGCTGAATATTGCGGTTGATGTGTCAGCCTCATGTTCTGTATTGATAGTTGTTATTTCTTGAGACATATTAATCCCTCCGTTTAGCCCACGCAGGGCGTGATATAGGTTCTATGCCGCCCCAGTCATCATTGATACGGCACTCATGAAAAGTATGTAAATTTTGTTTGAATAAACTAAACCCAACATCAACGTCCTCTGAATCTAACTCAAAGACGTGAACTGGATATCTTCCACAATCAATTGTTTCGCTTACAGCAAGAAAGAGGAAAATTGGTGACTCCCCAAAATGTTGCAAATAACCTTCCTGATACATTGCATGCTGAACGTGATAGCGAAACTCTTCGATGTGACGATCAAATCGACTCATATCGGCTACTTTTTTTACATCGATAATTACTGGCTGATTTGATAAAAACTTGTCTGGTCTAATCCTGCATAATTCTTCCGTGTCTGCATCTTCCCAGTAAATTGACGCCTCGCTATAACCGTCAGCCTCAAGAAAATACCTTGCCGCGTGGTGGGCGAGGACACTATCACGCATTATTTTCAGCTTCCGATGCTGTTCGTGATCCATTACAGTCTTCCCTGAATCATCACATTCTTTTAGAAAGTCCTTTTCTTCCTGCTTACCATCCTTCGTCCTTCTGTTAAATTCAGGAGCCTCAATGAACCTATTTAAAAATTCATCTGGCTCTAAAAGTAAGCAGTGAAGGGCGGTACCCATATCTAAAGCCTTCAACTTTTCCGTGTCTAATGGTGCATTTTTCTTCCATTTATAAAACGCAGGGCTTCTTGCTATATCGTCCAACTGAGATTTACTAACCCCTAATCCATGGTGATAGTCCTCATTTGAAATGTCGTAATAGATACCGGGTTTCATCCTAAAACCTCTTTATCTATCCCGATCTGAATAGCTGTTCTAATTCCATCTAAAACTGCATCCAGTGCCTGAGGGCTGATTTCAAATACTGGATTTAACTTCCTTGCCAAATCCATGCACAGTAGTTCTTCGGGCAGGCTATCCATGACATCATCAACTGATATTTTCTCTTCCTGAGAATTAACAAACGCTTGTTTTTCCATTTGGCGTTCGTACCAGTCGTTTCTGAGTCCGTAGGTGCTGGTAATCACGCAACCCTCCTTAGCTTAGAAACACGTAATATCCTGTTAATAAAGGCTTCCTTACCAATCGCATTGATAGTCCGCTCAAGCGATTCATCGTCACAATCGAGTGCATATTCCATTGCCTCAACTGAGTCAATTTCCGTTAATTTAGCCAACTCAGCGAAACTTCCTGTCTCAATACTAAGCTTGCTACTTTCGTCAAATTCCATGACTGTCTTGCCGTCTACTACCCGAGTTCCGTTCGAGTAGCTGTATGAAATTTGCATAATCACCTCAGCTTACAAATGTCGGTATTACGCCAACGGTTGTCACAATGACCACAGCTAAACTGAACAACCATGGACTTGTACGTTTGTTTTTACGTGCTTGAGGCGTAGTGATACGCACCGCCATGCAATCACGCATAGTGATGTAATATTCTGATTTCATTTTTACCTCGCTAGGTGGGCGATAGGGTGGTTATCTGGTGTTGGTGCAGTGGGTTAGTAGTGAATTTTTACGTTTGATACTAGGTTTTTAGCGATAGCGATAATGCAATTCTTAGCACACTCTTCTGGAATACCAGCATCAATTAAATCTTGCATAGCTTGATTGTTAATTGCTTTCTGATGCTCCTTATCAGCCTGACGTTTAGCTTCTTCCTGACGCTTACGTTCAACTTCTGCTAATCGCGCTTGTTCTGCTTCTTGTGCTTTCTTGCGCTCAGCTTCGATAGCTGATTGCTTCTCGCGTTCTGCTCGTTCCTGAGCTTCTTTAGCATCACGCTCTGCCTTTTCCTTGGCTTCTTTTGTCGCTTGCTCTGCACGTTGAATTGCTTCCTGCTTTTCACGCTCTGCACGCTCAGCGGCTTCTTTTGCTTCACGCTCACGCCGCGCTGCTGCTTCAATTTCTTGCCGTGCTTTACGTTCAGCTTCGAGTCTTGCTTGCTCAGCAGCTTGTCGCTTCATTTCTTCTTCACGAGCAATGCGCTTGCGTTCTTCTTCGGCTTTGCGTAAATCAAACAATTCGTTCATTTGCAGAGCTTCTTCGTGATCAACTTCGATTTGCTTCTTAAGTGCTTCGGCTTCTTCGCGAGCTTTTTCTTGCTCTTCCCACTCTGTTAGTGGCTTTCGAATACCATCACTCAGTGAGTCAAGTTCGTCTCGAAATAGCTTACGTGCGGCATCTACTTTCTTAGGTAATTCTTTCAGGTCATCAACAACCAGCTTGCCAGCCTTATCAATAGCTGTTTTTGTTTGAGTTACTTTGTATGCCAGAGAAGCGAATGCTTTTCGGTTTTTAGCCACAGATAAATCACTATCGAGTTCTTTTCGCTCTTCTTCTGCAAGAGATTTAATGTGCTCTAGCATCTGATTTACTTTTTCTGGTGCCGTAAACAAATCTAGCGCCGTAGCTTGTTCAATTACGACTAATTCATTTGCCATTTTCTATGTTCCTTATGTGCGTATTCCTCACTATTAATAGCGATATGAATGATTAAGTGGTGGGTTACTGCTGACCGAGGGCTTTTGCGATTGCTGCCATACTCCATCCTAACTATTTCATCAGTCCGTATTCATAATTAATATTGTTAAGACTTTCCCTGTCTGACTCTATGTAATAATCCCATTTCTCTTGGTCTTTATGCTCCCTGACCAACTGCCAATGCCAGCCTATTTTTGACTTAACCCTGCGAACTTTTCTTATTACAGTTTCGTCGCAATCGAATATGACGCCATAGCCACTACCAAGCTTGCTACGTAACACATCAAGCTCAACACTAACAACTCTAAATAATTTCGGCATGGGTAGCTTTTCATTGTGGAAATCATCTATTGTCATACTCCCTCCGTTATTAACTAGAGATACTCAAGCTCCCAAGTGGGATGATAGATATCTGCATAATCATCGCCATCCATTTTTATTTTCAGGCTAGCTGAGTGAACTCCAACTATTGTCCCTTCTTTTGAACCATTACCGAATGTATATCGAACACGGTCGCCTTTTTTAATGTTTAAGCCGTAAGTCTCATTTATGTAATCGAACATATCTCTATCTCCCTCCGTTATTAACTAAACACGATGCTAATCATCAAGCTTGAGTTTTTGAATTAAGTTACTCACCGCGGTATCTACTGCTTCCTGATCGATGGTGTCGAATAGCTTGTTGCGTGCTTCTTCCGCTTCATTAAAGCTTTCCTCATCATCGTCGTCGTAATCTATCCATAATCCAAAATCTACCGCGAAAAGTTTCTCTGGCCAGCAATATTGCACCCCGATTTTTGACTCATCGGCGTCATGAGCTTTCTTGATTAGAATTTGACGACCGTGTGACTCAAACTCCTTAAACCATATTTCCATCTCTATCTCCTATCTATTAATCACCAAGCCATTCAAGATGTTGCAATTCTTGAATAACTCGCTCGTCTGTTGGCTCTCTGTTTTCTTTATTGCATTCCTTGCAATTGGTTGCTGCTACTGGTTGCCCCATGCAACCACATTCACGACCGGAGCAGCAGGTAATAAACTCAATGCCGTCTTGGCAATATTTGTTGCTACATTTCATTGCAGCTCCTATCTATTAAT is from Proteus columbae and encodes:
- a CDS encoding PD-(D/E)XK nuclease-like domain-containing protein, which gives rise to MKPGIYYDISNEDYHHGLGVSKSQLDDIARSPAFYKWKKNAPLDTEKLKALDMGTALHCLLLEPDEFLNRFIEAPEFNRRTKDGKQEEKDFLKECDDSGKTVMDHEQHRKLKIMRDSVLAHHAARYFLEADGYSEASIYWEDADTEELCRIRPDKFLSNQPVIIDVKKVADMSRFDRHIEEFRYHVQHAMYQEGYLQHFGESPIFLFLAVSETIDCGRYPVHVFELDSEDVDVGFSLFKQNLHTFHECRINDDWGGIEPISRPAWAKRRD
- a CDS encoding cell envelope biogenesis protein TolA — encoded protein: MANELVVIEQATALDLFTAPEKVNQMLEHIKSLAEEERKELDSDLSVAKNRKAFASLAYKVTQTKTAIDKAGKLVVDDLKELPKKVDAARKLFRDELDSLSDGIRKPLTEWEEQEKAREEAEALKKQIEVDHEEALQMNELFDLRKAEEERKRIAREEEMKRQAAEQARLEAERKARQEIEAAARREREAKEAAERAEREKQEAIQRAEQATKEAKEKAERDAKEAQERAEREKQSAIEAERKKAQEAEQARLAEVERKRQEEAKRQADKEHQKAINNQAMQDLIDAGIPEECAKNCIIAIAKNLVSNVKIHY
- a CDS encoding RecT family recombinase; translation: MSQEITTINTEHEADTSTAIFSPSGLQKLQAFAEIMSQGVATVPRHLAGKPADCLAVALQAAQWRMNPYAVAQKTHLVNGVLGYEAQLVNAVVTSSKAVNGRFHYRYGGDWERITGTKDKSDEAGLFVQVGAILHGEDEITWGEPLYMIDITTRNSPLWKTAPKQQIAYLAVKYWARLYCPEVILGVYTPDEFDSEPRTARDITPKTTKQSLNNLINNKPQNNDETEKPADKRTPDELLSDFTNAASSAKTTDELNKLYRYAGKWLANESDLLSKATDVYQIRKDELMGVI